Within the Salvia hispanica cultivar TCC Black 2014 chromosome 4, UniMelb_Shisp_WGS_1.0, whole genome shotgun sequence genome, the region AACTAAAAAATGACAGAAAGCCAAACAAATGTCTGGAGATAATCAACATCCTAGCACATGATCAAACTGACATGTAAACAAGGCCTAATGAGAATACAGTAATTATAAATCCTAGATGCCTTTTATTGAGAGGCATTCACTAAATGTTTACCTTACGTCTCAGATTCACAGTAGGACCttcaaaaatatactacagTATTacattttgggaaaaaattaCTTCAAAAGTCAGCATCCCTGTACCTGGGTGAACAATCCACCAAATTTATTCCTCAAACTCATTAGCTTTGAAAGACCCTTCTCTAATGTCGAGGGAAATTGTAACAACCGAAGAGTGTGACCAGTTGGAGCTGTATCAAACACTATAACAGAATAATCCATAGTCTGCACTAGCCTGCAATACATATTCAGATTTAAGAATGATTGAACAAATGTATATAAATCATGAATAAAAGAAATCAAgcataaatttacattttagaAGTAATGATAATAGCAGCcataaaatggaaaaggtaAATGTGTCTTTTATTTGTGAAACATGTCAGGTTTTCATAAAAATCTGTTTACACCAAAAGCAAAACAAACTTTTGAGTTGCATAAAGTTTGATCACAGTAATGGTAGCAGACTTACTTGAGCATTTCTCCAAAACTCATAGCCTCATCGATTCCTGGGATGGAATTTGTCAAGTCTGACATAAACCCATCGGCCCCATCTGAACTAAGGTTTTCCTCATTATCCACATTAGGATCAACTTCCTAGAAGAAAGGGGCTATATCACTAAACATACAACATCTTAGCCATATCAACAAGGTTTACATTAAACTCTTCTTATACTCCACACAATAAACATATCAACCCAGTTTGACATCAGGTCAACACGAAATTTGAATAACATAATCAATTAGATTCATCAATCAAAATGGGCCCTACTTGAAGAAAGAGATGATAAAATTGCACTTTTTTATATGCATGCAACGGCAGGTCggtgaaaattcaaaatccctAAACACAGAAATTGAGGCGTGAATTTCCTGACCATTGCGTACAAGTTTGTGAAGCCGCTAACGAGGGTGGGGTTCTTGGTGAACCTCTGCTGGAACGCATCGCTGAGGTTGTGGGCGGGGTCGGTGGAGATTATGAGCACAGAGGGCCGAACTTTGGCGAGCAGAATTGACATGATGGAGCTGCACGTAGTCTTCCCGACTCCGCCTTTGCCGCCGACGAATACCCACTTGAGCGATTCTTGCTCCAGAATGTTCTTCACCGTGCCCGCCGGCATGTCGTCGCTCGAACCCATCAATCAATCTTGATTGATTCTGCGATCCAAATACCTTTTCTTTCTCGATCAATGCCTTTCTATTGTTGCGATTGCGATCACATCGATCAAACAATGTTTTCACGCTAAAttcttcatttaatttgatgcTTACCTATTACTATTATCtttctttcaaaaattattaactttTGAAACGTTAATTTGATGCTAAACAATGATCCCGTGcttattatttctaattttgtttatattgatAATCTCATTCTCTACAATTATTTACTAATGCTATACTATCTACTTTTACTAACCACATTACAGGActttaaaaaggaaaggtcATGAGTTCAATTTTGCTTTTAAGATctactactccatccgtcccactttaggaatCCCGGTTGAattcggcacgggatttaagaaatataaaggaaagttggtgaaaaaagatatggaatgtgggtcctacttttatatattagttttataataaaatgagagtggaaaaggttagtggaatgtggggcctattaccaattatggaatattccaaccgagactcctaaaatTGGAcacccaaaagtagtaaatcgggactcctaaagtgggaccgAAGGAGTATAATACTAGGATGTTCAGTTTGAAAGATTATATCTTATGATTGAATATACATTATGTGTTTGAAAGATTATATCTTATAATTGAATATGCATTATGTTTGATTAATAagattgaatctcacaacttaagcGTAGATGAATAATCATACTATAATAGTAATAAGTTATAATCATCTCCttcctattaaaataatctcacaacttaatcttaAATGGATAATCACATATAAATGTGTCATAGACTCATAGCAAACGAATGACACCAGTATATATTTTCACACACCTTGTATGCTCATATAATAATGTATCAAGTGTAATATGGTATATTTATAATCTCGTGTGCTAATGTAATGGTTCTAACGATTTATGATATAACAAATGTTTAGTGGTTCTGCATGTGTGTAGAATAGCATCTGcgtccaaaaaataattttggtaaTACAAGATACGTAGTTGTAGGacattgataaagtaagaaagatggaaaaaaaaaaattaaaatatagttagtaaaaatgagatttatcTCATCAAACTATCAAAAGGAGAAACTTATCATAAATAGACACAATGATTTTGGTGGACGTATAAGAAAAAACATAACTATTTTTTCGTGAACCAAATTGGtactgtaatttttttaaattaatcacaAGAAACAATATCTcgtaaataaatactccattcttcccaaaaaatagtctatttttgcccgtcccacaaaattagttcaatcatcttaaaattttcGCTTCTACAAGTGATGTACTATGTAATATATTTCCATGAATGAATGAATCTCAACTTCATTTACACACCAAATTCCCTTCTAAAATGAAACGAATCTGCTGATATTATACAGCAAGAAACTTACATAACATAAATACACAGCCTACAATCCCTTCTATATTCTGCAAATTCCAATTTATCAGAATCATAAAAGGGAGAAAAAAAAGCTAGTGAAGCAGTAGATGCTATGTTGATCTAGAGATTGCTTCTACAGATGCTGCATTGGGATAGGGATGCATCGGGCTAGCCTCTCGGCGTGGGAGCAGCCACTGCTGCGAATGCTCGGCTGAGATCTCAGACGATTGTGGCGTTGTCGGAGGAGGCGCCTCGATGGATTCCTGTATCGAGAGACGACAAACTGGGCAGGTGGACTGCTTCCTAAGCCATGTATCTATGCAGCATAGATGGAAGCTATGCCCACATTTTGGCATAATTCTCAACACTTCTTTCTCTTGATACTCTGACAAACAAATGCTGCATCTgcaatttcataaatattcagTTCAAACACAATCTTCTCAATCAActataattaacaataaacACCAACTTATTACTACATATCAACTCACTGTGTATTCTCCATCGAGCTGAATGCTTCACGATTGAACTTCATTGTAGGGATTGCTGCAACGACCACTGGTTCAAGGCCATTAATCCGATGCTCTGGCTGCCAAAAACCACACATCCAAAGAAGCTATTATATTTGGTGATAGTAAGCTTCAAGAATGCAATGGTGATGGAAACCTCATGCCTCATCTCCATATGAATAAAGCAATCTACTTATTATAGTTTGTTTACATCCCATCTCCTCACTTACCCTTTTATGCAACTTTCAAAAGGGGCAAAGACAAGCTTAACCATTATAAATGAGGGATAATTGTGCCTAATTAACGAACTTTCGCTCGATTCTTGTTTTGCACATGAACTAAAAGGTGTCCAAGTACATGAACTTCCAACTATTCAGATTTTTCAGTCCAAAAAAGCACACACTGACAATGTAATCTCAACAAAGAGATTCCACAGAAGATACACATTCAAGTTAGGATAAAAAGAGATGAAACAATCACACaaggaaaaaaatcacatagtTTTAACTAAGCAGCATTATGAGAAACATTCAATTACCCTAAATCCACAGCAAGAGCACAAGGAAATGATCAAGATTGCAATGATCATAGGTAATCACACACCAACAGTTATCTAAAAAACAAGGAAAACACAGAAATACCAGCTCAAGATCGATTCTTGAATGCATCTCCAGCATTTGCTGCGCCTCCAAGCGGCGGAGGCGCCCACAAACGAGTCTAGTGCAGACAAAAACAATGAAAGTTGCACTCATTCCAAACCCAATAATTGTGGTGATCAGATTCATCCCAGACCCTAACATCACACCGCCTATTTTCTTCAAACAAAACAGGGTGCAATTAACAAGAATCCTAGATCAAGATTGCTCTTTTCATCTGAAAGTCAACTGTTAGGTGAGAAATCACCCCcctcaaaaaaagaaaatcaactGCAAAATGGGCAGGTAAAGCACACATGAagatttttcaagaaatggGAGAGGAAAAAAGGGTGTATTTCTGTGGGAGCCAATGAGGAGACATTACACATCTTTAGAAACAGCAAGAAGAAAGGCCAAATGAGTGAATAGACAAACAGAAACCAATAATTATGCACcagaataaattataaaatagaaccgtccaataaaataaagacaagTTCACCAGGAAGTCGGCACTAATCAAGAATTAGAAAATGGGGATCTTCAGTTATTTAATCGCTTGGGATGAGAATGAAGAGGTGCAAAACAAGTCTTCCTTCCTTCCATCCCCTATCCACATTTGTGCACTTGTAATTTTCCAGTAGGGCCAACTCTCTGGGACCCACTGTCTTTCCATCGAACAGTTGGTGATCAAGAATCTTTCTTGGGAAAATGGCGGCTAAAGGGACTGTGTGGAAAAGGTCATTCTTCTGCAATTCAAATCCTCAGTAAAAAAACAGTGGGTggcatataattttatgattttatctaattttcattattgGATATGGCCTACAATGGGCTCCTTATTTGAATTATCTAATTTAAAGCCTCGTACCTCAACTATCTCgtttctcaaaataaaaaattaatccacattttttcaaaattttaacttCAATTATTAGAGTAATctcaactttaactatttaattaacCTTAATTGTATAATTCTACTTttcaacaaatctatatatttatataaatatgtggagtataatttatttctattattattataataattttttaaaaataaaattaaattagttatatgaatatattattttaaataataattctttaaaattaatttttaactgTGGCACTCGACCTGGACCATACGCTCCCATGTTGTACACTGTGGAGCGCGCAAGCGGCATGCAAGAGTGCATCAAGGCATGTGCAGTGTAGCCCACTCAGCCACGAGAAAAGAAGTAGTACCTCAAccgaaaaatggaaaaaaaaacgcTACCAATAATTAGGAtttggatcccctgctgtggctCCAAGCACAGCAGGGGCTGCTGTTACACATagcaaatattttaaaataaaaaaaattaatattttatatattattttaatgttatattttaatattaaaaatttggcTGTATGTGACAGCAGCCCTTGCTGTGCTTGGagccacagcaggggatccaaaccccaataattaatactagcTCATATGGCACAATTGCACTTCTTTAATCGCTATTTCAAAACACATATtgataatatgataataggTATAAATAAGGGCATATGCAATTATGTCACTAAAATAGTCTCTTCCATTAACTATTTATGTGTCGTCCAAATACTTTCTATCTCATCTCTAAATACCGGCGCATAGAAgaaactataataataaaggaaaaaaaatcacttgCACGCATTATCAATCATAAAAAGTAAACGCaccaaaatacataaaattcatatatttgacTAAAACCTAGATTCCAAATCTATGATTTATGGCAATTGGTTCAAGTCTAAGTCAGTCGTTGGCATTCGCATATAAGAAGATCATTTCATCTCAAAATTTGGTTGGTGGctaataaagttaaattttgtTGCGTGATATTTGGAATGATCATTAAGCATTATTAATTGAACCTAATTGTGTGGTGGGCATCATAACTAACATGTGGTGCTTGacctatatattttgaaactgGATTTTTCATAGTAATTATACGGttatgttgattttgttgtctacaatatttttaattatatcagTGGATGAATGacattgtttatttgtttacaCTTGCAAAAAAAAGTGTGTTGCGTGGAGGGCTAATTATATCCCAGTACGTTGAGCTACAAACATGAAATATAACGTTTGTTGCAGTAAGATTTATCCTGCCAACTGCGCTACGCCCCTACGGGCAGAAATATAACGTTTGTTCTACTAGAAATGGTTTCTATAGAAGCAACCCAAGATTGATGTCGACTTCGCCTCAGCCACTATTTCTCGCCGGAGCATCCCCACTCCTCCCCCCTcatttatctatattaataGAAATTTTTAGGATTCTATTTTAAAACCAATTAATTATAGAACGAGGGATCCATTATAACAAAAGATTTCAGttctttttatagtatttcattGATCTGTCCACATATTTAATTGCATGTAATCCTCCAAAACTAATGGTGGTGATATGATCATGGAAGCcgtgcgtcaaggatttcaactaTAGCTGGATTCAACCAGAAACTGTCCTATTGAGATGAtatccgaaagctatgaaactaccACCATCGTCTTCGTCGTGGAAACatcttcgcgtgggtatcttgcacatctcaatcggagtccgaatgagggagttatggtGGTTTTACAGAAGTCGCGCAGAACTAGCGAGGGAGTCCAGAGAGAACACCGGGCGGGTGTTTTGCACCCTGCaattcacccgaccgggtgaatcACCCGAGACTTAGTTTTTGAGGGCCTTTTTCCACATTTTGGgcccttagtataaataccttttagtgtcatttttc harbors:
- the LOC125219330 gene encoding RING-H2 finger protein ATL67-like; translation: MLGSGMNLITTIIGFGMSATFIVFVCTRLVCGRLRRLEAQQMLEMHSRIDLELPEHRINGLEPVVVAAIPTMKFNREAFSSMENTQCSICLSEYQEKEVLRIMPKCGHSFHLCCIDTWLRKQSTCPVCRLSIQESIEAPPPTTPQSSEISAEHSQQWLLPRREASPMHPYPNAASVEAISRST